The nucleotide window AAATATATATTTGCGAGTTATGTCCTTACTTTTGTGAACTGGATTGTTGATGCCCCAACTAGTGATAAGGCGTTAAGTTCCGCCTTTCTGTTCCTAACGGAATCTTTGAATCTAGCCTAGGGATCTCAAAACATTACGTAAGCCCTAGTTACCTAATTAAGCTGTTCAAAATGTTGGAGATTTATGGCATTACCATAATGAACCTGATTTATGGGAGAACCATAATGCTCTAATGCCAGCGATATCTTGATATCTAGCCTGAGAAATCAAAGATTTACTATAACTAGCCTTTGTCCTCACCCTCTTTTCATGTTCATGGTGGTGTATCCCTTCTGTTCTAATCTTATGTTCACGTTTCTTTTGTTTCTCTATCAAGCATTTTGCCTTTCCCAGTCTGAAACTTTTGCAATTACCTCCAACAGGGAACTAAAAACTATGGGGTCCAGGCCGGCTAATCCTGTGCCCAACCCTGATGAGAGTTCATTATCTCATATCAAGAGCCAAGATATGTTAGCTGACAAGGTTGTGGACCAATGGGATGACAGTGACACTGAAAACTCCTCTGGAAGTGCATCATATCAAGTTGTTCCTTACAAGAATGTCCAGGGAGAAAACAACTTACCTGTGCTGTCTAAAAAAAGAAAATTCATTATCAGTACATATTCTGTGCAATGTAGTACTTGCCAGAAATGGAGAGTTGTACCATCCAAACTGAAATATGAGCAAATCCGAGAGAATATTATACAAGTTCCTTTTTCTTGCAAATATGTCCATGGGTGGAAGCCACAAGTTACATGCCATGATCCAACTGATATATCTGAGGATAATGGCATGGCATGGGCAATTGATATCCCATGCATCCCTCAGACCCCTCTTGGGTGGGAAAGGAATATTACTCTAAGGAATGAACAGAGCACGAGATTCGCTGATGTGTGAGTATTACTTGTTTTGCACAACATCGCAGTTAATTTGTTTCCCAGCTTTTTGTATTTATTTCTGAGCAAATGAGGTTGCAGTTGTTTTCTAACGTGCCTGGGTCGTAACTCTTGAGAGCTCAAAATGCTCATTTATGGTTTAGGAACTTAATGCTGTTCATATTTGATCAATGGTTAAACATTCATTCCTGTTGTCTGCTAAACACCTTACACACCTATATAAAAGGATGTGCTTGCCATTCCGTGTACGTATTGTATGACTGTTTCGTAACACTTATATACATCCTTTCAGGTACTATATCTCTCCCACAGGCAGAAAAGTAAGATCCATGAAAGATGTCGAAAGGTAAGCTAACTTTCTTCTGGTCAACTTCTCTTCAATATCGTTACTTTCTTAAGCATATTAGTGCCCAGATGCAGTTTTCCCTTCATCTAGCATGTTGATAACCGCATCTGAATGGTATCCACTATTATTGTGAAGTTGTTACAAAGTGTTATCATTGTACTTTCACTACCTCAATGGCTCAATGATCATATGAAGCACACAACCAGCGTTTAGGCTTAGCTTTGTTGGGGCTTATTTTCAGAACTCTTGCCTGTTCTTACAATTGAACGTTGGAAACACAGAATACATGTGTATACTATGTGAAGTTGTGAACTTCTCCATGTGGTTCAATCTGCCTAGATGTTTATCTTATTCGTCATATGTTATACTTTGATAGGTATCTTGAAGACAACCCAGACTATGCTGCCCGCTTACAGTTATCTCAGTTTTCGTTCAGGGTACCTAAACCTCCAAATTGCCCTCGTCAGTCAGACCTTATTGAACCAACTGAAGGTATATTTATGCACAACTTTTAACATGGTTACTTTAACTGGCATGCTAAATGGATTGCTGGTTGGACAAGCATCTCTCTTCTGGTTGAACAATGGCCACTATTGCTTCAAATTTATGTCAGTGATAAAATGGTTTTCGGATTGCCTTGTCAACTGAGAATGCATTACAAGTTTGTGTACTTGTATATTGTGGTATGTGGTACTTAATGGAATTATTTAAGTGGTAGGTCAGGTGGTGAGCTGGGGTGTACAGGATAGTAGGGCATGCATGTAAGCAAAGTTCCACACGTGCCACTCATATTTTAAATGATCATAACAGGTTGAGATGTCGTAAATTGGATTTTACTTTATTGTTTTTAAATTTCTGTAAATTGGATGGCACACCTGATAACATAACGTAGACCATTGCACGCACTAGTGGCTGATGGATTATATCCCCTTTACATGAATATGAAACTAAATGAGAGTTCTGTTAATGCATGCTGCCTATATATAGTTGCATAACATGAGACAGGCAGGTGGGTGACTTCTAGTACCCTTGTTGATTATAGCACCACTCCTAGATTAAGTTCTTGCAACTAGCTAGCGATTTAGGGATCTTGTAGCAGCGGTTAGAAATTTAGAATCACTCTGTGGGGTTCATTGGTGGTTGGTGATGTCTGCTGTTTCCATCTATTAGTATACTTACATACAATGACCCTTGCACACCGGACAACGTCTTGATGTGATTAGCTTGCTTGTCTTCTCTTCTGGCTCAAGTGATTAATGGCGTTCTATTCACTCTCTGTGTTTGTGCAACCATCTGATAATTTGACACATGATTTGTTATTTATCTGATGGCATGCTCTTATTTTCAGTGCTACCTCCGGTTCACGAGGATCCGGTGCACAACTACATGCCGGCCCCTCATGGAGAAGCCAATCATTTAACTCATATACCAGTTATACTAGCTCTACAAGTACCAGTGATGCTCTCCAAAAAGAGAAAACTAAACCAGTGATGCTCTccagaaagaaagaaaaatgcTCTATCAGTTAGTTCAAACTTCAAACTTGAAATGTGCTATTTTGCTGTATTATCTTACTGTTAATGTTCCACCTTAGCTAAGCTCGCTCCCCTTGTGCCGTACTTTGCTCCAGCTTGGAGTATTTAACCAAAACCTACCACAATTCGTGGATCCGTGGCCATAAACTATCACTTTACGAATTTGTGCCGAAAACTACCACTTTTTTGCTAATCTATGACTAAAAACTACCATGTCTGTAAATCGACCGATTCGTTCATTTTAAACACGCTTATGACAGACTGGGCCCATCCGCCAGGACTGAAAAAGTCAACACCGTTAACTTTGGCCGTTAACAtgtggggcccacatgtcaatTCTATCCCCTTCCTCTGAAATTCCCCATGGAGGATTTAGATAAGGGGTTCCGTCGCCTGCGAGCTGCGGTGGCCATCCTCTGCACCCGAGGCCTCCCCAGCATGCTTCGGCAAGGCCGAGCCTCCGCACGAGCCCCTGCCCGCTCCAGCAAGGCTGAAGCCCCTTGTGCCCGTGCTCCTACCAGCTCCGGCGAGGCCGAGCCCCGCATGCCCGCACCCCCGCCCGCTCTGGTGAGGCCGAGGCCCAGCGCCACTGCCCGCTCCGGTGAGGCCGATTCCCCCGTGTGCGCACGCCCCTGCCCGCTCCGGCGAGGCCGCGACGTTGACCTGCTGCTAGCCCGGGCAGATGCGACGGGAGGCGTCGGTGCGATTCAACGGGAGACAAACTCGAGAGCGGCAGCGTTTACCTGCTGATGGCAGGGGCTAATCGGTTCGTCGGCGTAAGGCTGTGCTGCGGGCGGTGGGCTCCTGCCTCGCCCTCGACCTTCCCGGCCTCCCTGTGCTCTCGATCCAGTTGTCCCCCCGCCGCCGGAGTCGATGTCGCTGCCGCACACAGACTCATTGTACTTCCTCCGGTCCTTTTTATTCTGCATATTGGATTTGCCgaaagtcaaactttgctaagtttgattaaatttatattaaaaattattagcatctataatatgtaataaatataatatgaaaatatattccaggatgaatctaatgatattggtgttgttatatgaatgtctataattttttatataaacttggtcaaagttgaaTGAGATTGATTttggtcaaacctaatatgcagagtaaaaagaacCGGAGGAAGTACGCTGCCACCGCCATGCGAGCGAGCCTACGCGTTGCCGGCTGGCTGGCTGCCGCACCGTCTGCCAAGCTGCCCGCCATGCTGGCTAGCCATGGCCGCAGCCGTGCCTAGGCTTGTGCTTGGTGGGGAATTTTAGAGGTATGAGTTGTAGGAGATGgaactgacatgtgggccccttaGGTTGACGGTCAAAGTAACGGTGTTGGCTATTTCAGCCCGGACGGGTGGGCCTAGCTTGTCATAATCAGGTTTAATCCACCATTTTTTATACTTGGTAGTTTTTAATAAGGGATTAGGAAAAAAGTGGTAATTTTCGGCACAAATTCGTAAAGTGGTGGTTTATGGGCACGGATCCATGAATTGTGGTAGTTTTTGGTTAAATACTCCTCCAGCTTAGCTGGAACTGAGAAAGTTTTTGGGACATCGACATCAACAGAGGAATGTTGTTGCAGAAAGTTATTGAAACTGACACATTGCTTTTACCTCATTCTGTTCTTGTGTTGTGGATGCCTATAACTTTAAGTTTATGCGTGTTGCACATCATAATCTCCTGTATAAGGTAAAATCTTTTTTATTGAGATCAATGGGTATTGGGACAGAGCTTAGATAATAGAAGTTTCTGCCACCCCCATTCTATGACCAAAGATCACATTATATACATCTGTCTATTTTACGTTTATGCGACGAATTGCATGCGCAAGCCCATAGCATTTGAGACCTTTTTAAGTTCAAACATACAAATGACAAAAGCCATTAAACTATGCATCATATTGATCTGCATCtcaaaagaaaaacaaacaagGCGTGATCTATGTTGGGATTCTTATAGAACTAGAAAAATAGAAATGCATTCCAAGGAAAGAGTGAGCCCCATTCTATGATCAAAGAGTTTACAAACTAGCATGACAAAATTTCCTCTTTGGATGGCAAGTCTTACAAGATGCAGGAACAAGAAAAATTCTTTATGAGGTCAAATAGCCCTTGTACCAATTATTTCTAAAATGGCTGAAGTTCTCCAAAACTTACTGAAGATCCTACGGATCATTTGTTCATTATATACTTTCTCTTGACATAATGACGGGAGCATTCTAGGGTTTTAGTGATTCTCACAAAACAAAACCCAGATAATGATCGCATGGTCCTACGTACGGTCTCAAAATTTGCTTTCTCTTCGCCTTTTGATCTCAAGAATAAAACCCCAAAATAAGAAAACTTGCTGCTTTCTCTCCACCTTTGATCTCAAGGAAAACGAGAATCTTGAATTTAATATATATGGACTATGCACATACATCAATTCCTCTCTCGAGCGGTCATGAATTCATGATACATCATCAGTTGCAGAGTTCTTGCTGCTAACGATCATGTTCATCAGTTCCTCTCTCCAGCGATCATGAATTCATAACAGACTCTTCTAGATAAGAGAGCAAAGAATTAAACTAGCTACTTCCCGAGAGAATTGTAACTAATCGTAAACTGGTGGGCGTCCTCCATCGACCTTCGTCATCGTCGCGCGGCGCAGCTTCGACGCAAACTCTGGGTCGTGCTCCTCGTAGAATCGGCACAACGCGTCCATCGGGATCCCTTTGCCGACCCTCTTCTCCTTATTGCAACAACCATCGCCGCGGTCAGTCCGCTCCAATGGTGGTGGTCTCTTGGAACTGGCCGGCCGTGCAGCGTCAGTGACCGGGTGCGCCTGCGGTGGAGCGTGACGGGGCTCGCGGACGTCCCATGATGGCACTCGTGCGACACGGCTGGGTTTACTGTTGATGGAGGGGTACTCGACGAGGTAGGATTTGGTGCCGGCCGAGGCGGAGAGTACCTTGGCGCGGAGGTAGATCACCAGCTGCCTGTTGCCGGAGAAGATGACGTTCGTACATAACCTCTTGCGCACCTCGACGGCATCCCCGCACGTGAATCGCAGTTGCCGGCGCGCCGCATCCACCCAAGGAACCTTCGCAGGCAAGCAGGGCGCGTTGTTCGTCTTCTTGGCCGCTGCATCCACCCAAGGAaccttgaaagtgcgttatatgaactagagggggggtgaataggcgatttttatgaaagtcttcaaaacgtgggagttatgaagacaaacgatagaaataaacctaataccctgcagcggaaggtagactacactaggcaagccacagtcaagtattcaatagagtgaaagcacaatgactaatagcagcaatgtagtaaggatcaggtaggaagatattgtgaagccagacagaacacgcagtcactcagtgaagacaaaagataatgcaaacatacaatgacttcacaaggagtaacagtaagtaaagggaagggaagatgaaaccagtgactcgttgaagacaatgatttgttggaccagttccagttgctgtgacaactgtacgtctggttggggcggctaggtatttaaaccttaggacacacagtcccggacacccagtcctgaacacgcagctcaggacacccagtcctcaccgtattccccttgagctaaggtcacacagacctcgcccaatcactctggtaagtcttcaaggtagactcccaaaccttcacagacttcgttcaccggcaatccacaatgtctcttggatgctcagaacgcgacgcctaaccggctggaggatgcacagtcctcaagtgtaataagtcttcagatcacacagacaagaagacttaagtgatgcctaattctctttggctctgggtggttagggctttatcctcgcaaggaattctctctcaaaggcttcgaggtgggttgctctcaaatgacaaaagccgtattctcaatctgagcagccaaccgtttatggttgtagggggtgggctatttatagccacttggcaacccgacctaatttgtccgaaatgaccctgggtcactaaggaactgacacgtgttccaacggtcagatttcaaactcacacgacaactttacttgggctgcaagcaaagctgacttgtccgactctggacaagattcgctctcatagtcttcacgcaaagacataggttttggttaggcatcacttcagtcattctgactggttcttttggaccccacttaacagtacggtggttcctatgactcaacacaaaagaaaaagaactacgaaaaatctaagtcttcgagctccataggcttcatgtggtgtcttctcatgtcatagtcttcaatgtgaatatcttcatataccacctttgacttcaatgtcttcatacatttttaggggtcatctctggtaggaaaaccgaatcaatgagggacttctacctgtgttatcctgcaattctcacaaacacattagtccctcaactaggtttgtcgtcaatactccaaaaccaactaggggtggcactagatgcacttacaatctcccctttttggtgattgatgacaaactagttgaagttttcaacggggaatataatctgtgaaattgtaaaggataaggaattgtcttcataagttgcaagggctccccctgaagatgtgcatataagtaatttgcttttggaatgcaaatgcacatggcaggatGTACTTATGGAGacccacttcaacttatgatgacaatccactatgcatgtgaaagtatatgaagataatgacatgcataatggaaaatggatgtctgcagaatgatctaagtgcggaatttatcatcgcacatgcggatttatcatcgcaaaacaaggtggcagataagtagcagacgaccatcgagtttaagtgttacaactcaaagaaccaaatgtagcaaaacgagagttgtaagcacgaagcaaaatataaagcacccgcccatatgaacccgcttgaagactatcaacctcatatgcttctcccccttttgtcagtaaggaccaaaaaggtttgaagacatagagcatctactcgttcccatgaggagtaggtgaagcagcagggtcgttggtggtgtttggcggtgctgaagagcttggagcagagttgaagcgtgctgaaggaggtggcggtgaagtggcatcgtcttcatcctcgataactctggcagtcactgttgcagcagaggaagagaactcagagtcttcaagggatggagttcctagcagcacagcccttcgaggaggtgtggagtcaaacttgaatcgctcagtgaagccatcctcttgaagatcatcttcagaacacatcatcgttagccctttccatgtgcggcgacaggtttcatgggcaacgaaagcattcttggtggcaagattgcgaatgcgattaacatccaccaagaggcttttcatctgacgcttcagccagtcatgatgcctatcctgtttctgatgaagagccacaagaagctctcggtcgttgagaacacgagtgcgcttcttgggtcttggagcagttgtactatcagtggcttcagtggaagcagggtgtggtgcatgtgtagtgccagccaaaggatacacccgagtgactgcttcaactccttcaatgttctgagagaaactctgatgctctgcattctgaagacttagaggttcctttgcaggctcaggatagatggcttcaatggagatatccacatcaggcagaaaaatccgatgattgcgagtaGATGGCTGATACgagatatcggagtgaagtttgattagccgcattacccatgggatgtagaacttcaagccaaacagatcagagcctgatgcagcaagttggcgaatgaagaagtcctgtgcattaaagcattttccatgaagaatattgaagaccaaagtcttcattgcacccacaagcttggcatttggagagtgccctttgatgggccaaagagttcgcctgatgatgtgataaatggttcttggcagatactcaaggtcttcaacgaagaactccgtgggataagcagcatcttggggcaatggcttcatcatgctgagcatctgactcatatcaggttcaggcttctgaaagatgctctcaatagcttcactatgcagctgacagccatgctcgtagagatcgccaggagtgggcaagccagtgagctcaatgatgttaaaggctttggcttcgtgatgaacgtttccagtcatccactccaggacccaagtcttcggatctctgctatacccgcggatgtgaagtgtggcatagaattggagtagcagctcttcattc belongs to Triticum urartu cultivar G1812 chromosome 7, Tu2.1, whole genome shotgun sequence and includes:
- the LOC125523027 gene encoding uncharacterized protein LOC125523027 encodes the protein MDPFVSDTTGPVTTSPKTQGQEEEGLGTDPSFNSLTTESVGASPDAEGGAAATQADDEAESGAPGSPSPPRPPPSISARRDPLRAACFRRLAASCEARRLREAALLRASKPPAEKAEDPDEPIWPPRSRYWRRFVELKTMGSRPANPVPNPDESSLSHIKSQDMLADKVVDQWDDSDTENSSGSASYQVVPYKNVQGENNLPVLSKKRKFIISTYSVQCSTCQKWRVVPSKLKYEQIRENIIQVPFSCKYVHGWKPQVTCHDPTDISEDNGMAWAIDIPCIPQTPLGWERNITLRNEQSTRFADVYYISPTGRKVRSMKDVERYLEDNPDYAARLQLSQFSFRVPKPPNCPRQSDLIEPTEVLPPVHEDPVHNYMPAPHGEANHLTHIPVILALQVPVMLSKKRKLNQ